Proteins co-encoded in one Desulfitobacterium hafniense DCB-2 genomic window:
- the kapD gene encoding 3'-5' exonuclease KapD, translating to MDFLVVDFEFSVPQSYGKPRAWFPEIIEVGATVLDSNGKLALDKTFNAFVKPRFWPRLAEESYGITGIRQEDVDQGILLEEAIQHLQKLAHPEAYVVAWGDADRKILGNVCEKYGLKYPFVWENYIDLAEQYKHYRSLDHLISLKKAIEENSIEQIGILHSALDDAINAAQVMARMMSEGWMVKTGEQAHGSEEKRIAEAAQKNSKIII from the coding sequence ATGGACTTTTTAGTTGTGGATTTTGAGTTTTCAGTTCCCCAAAGTTACGGCAAACCCAGAGCCTGGTTTCCAGAAATCATCGAAGTAGGGGCCACCGTCCTTGATTCTAACGGCAAACTGGCATTGGATAAAACCTTTAATGCCTTTGTAAAACCTCGCTTTTGGCCGCGTTTAGCTGAAGAAAGCTATGGGATTACCGGGATTCGTCAGGAAGATGTGGATCAAGGTATTCTCCTGGAAGAAGCAATTCAGCATCTGCAGAAATTAGCCCATCCGGAAGCCTATGTAGTGGCTTGGGGAGATGCGGATCGTAAGATTCTGGGTAATGTATGTGAAAAGTATGGTTTAAAGTACCCCTTTGTCTGGGAGAACTATATTGATTTAGCGGAGCAGTATAAGCATTACCGTTCCCTGGACCATTTGATTTCCCTGAAGAAGGCCATTGAAGAAAATTCCATCGAGCAAATTGGCATACTCCATTCAGCCTTGGATGATGCTATTAATGCCGCCCAAGTCATGGCCAGGATGATGAGTGAAGGGTGGATGGTTAAGACCGGTGAGCAGGCTCATGGTTCTGAAGAAAAAAGAATCGCTGAGGCAGCTCAGAAAAATTCAAAAATTATCATCTAG
- a CDS encoding ATP-dependent DNA helicase translates to MDKELRVSVRTLVEFVLRQGDLRMGFMSGSRMAEGIYAHQYLQKERGADYQPEVTLRTTAYQDGFSLEIHGRADGIFRNESGVVIEEIKSTSLDLDLIDESYNNLHWAQAQCYAYIVANQEDLAQVQVQLTYIQLETHELKEFRKSLSREELEFFFKDLVERYCTWAHRLSAWTEQRNESISRLEFPYPAYRKGQRELVVAVYKTIKEKHKLYVQAPTGIGKTLGTIFPALKCLLEGLETPIFYLTAKTITRTVAEGSLLMLQQQGLSLKRVTLTAKDKVCFCPECECTPEDCSYAKGYYDRLGPALEDIFERDHWNREQIENCARNHGVCPFEFSLELTNWADLVICDYNYVFDPRVFLKRFFLEGGDYAFLIDEAHNLVERAREMFSAQLNKEEFLHLKNLVEDQEPVLGKRLQTVNKNFLKLKKQGLEVEKDAPTALYSSLERVVNEAEKFFKKEETPPWKEKLTELYFNIQAFLHTAESYDEHYLTYYQYPEQDVRVKLFCVDPSQQLAQVLNKGRAAVFFSATLSPLEYFIQVLGGEKESYKLQLPSPFPHENLCLMLQKQISTKYNQRSLSLDPIVEGITQLVQGKTGNYLVYFPSYEYLERVRERLLQAHPEFKVLTQTMGMTEADREEFLEAFQEEPRESLVGLALLGGIFGEGIDLTGERLSGAVIIGVGLPQIGTERDIIRAHFQERYGQGFEFAYMYPGMNKVLQACGRVIRTEQDRGAILLIDERFARLSYRRLFPKEWHAIHTLQDNSRIPSLLKAFWESS, encoded by the coding sequence TTGGACAAAGAACTACGGGTTTCTGTGCGGACCCTGGTCGAGTTCGTCTTGCGTCAGGGTGATTTGCGGATGGGTTTCATGAGTGGATCCAGAATGGCGGAAGGGATCTATGCCCATCAGTACCTGCAAAAGGAGCGGGGAGCAGATTACCAACCTGAAGTGACGCTGCGGACGACGGCTTATCAGGATGGTTTCAGCTTAGAAATTCATGGGCGGGCAGACGGGATATTCAGAAATGAATCAGGAGTTGTCATTGAGGAGATAAAATCCACATCCCTGGATTTGGACTTGATCGACGAATCCTATAACAATTTGCACTGGGCGCAAGCTCAGTGCTATGCTTATATAGTGGCAAATCAGGAAGATCTGGCTCAGGTGCAGGTTCAATTAACCTATATACAGTTGGAGACCCATGAACTTAAAGAATTCCGAAAGTCCTTGAGCAGAGAGGAATTGGAGTTCTTCTTTAAGGATCTTGTGGAACGGTACTGCACCTGGGCCCATCGGCTTTCGGCTTGGACAGAGCAGCGCAATGAAAGCATCTCCCGGCTTGAATTCCCTTATCCTGCTTATCGCAAAGGCCAACGAGAGCTGGTTGTGGCGGTCTATAAGACGATAAAAGAAAAGCATAAGCTTTATGTGCAAGCTCCTACAGGTATCGGCAAAACACTGGGGACGATTTTTCCGGCTTTAAAATGCCTCCTCGAAGGGTTGGAGACACCGATCTTTTATCTGACGGCTAAGACCATCACCCGCACCGTAGCAGAAGGCTCTCTCCTCATGCTCCAGCAGCAAGGACTGTCCCTGAAGAGGGTCACTCTTACGGCTAAGGATAAAGTATGCTTTTGTCCTGAGTGTGAATGCACACCGGAAGATTGCAGCTATGCCAAAGGATATTATGACCGGTTAGGCCCGGCTCTGGAGGATATTTTTGAGAGGGATCATTGGAATCGGGAGCAGATCGAGAACTGTGCCCGCAATCATGGGGTCTGTCCCTTTGAATTTTCCCTGGAACTTACCAATTGGGCTGATTTGGTGATCTGCGACTATAATTACGTCTTTGATCCAAGAGTGTTTCTCAAACGGTTTTTTCTCGAAGGCGGGGATTATGCCTTTCTGATCGATGAAGCTCATAACCTGGTGGAGCGGGCCCGGGAAATGTTTTCCGCCCAATTAAACAAGGAGGAATTCCTCCACTTGAAGAATCTCGTGGAGGATCAGGAACCGGTTCTGGGAAAAAGGCTCCAAACGGTCAATAAAAACTTTTTAAAGCTCAAAAAACAAGGTCTTGAAGTGGAAAAAGACGCCCCCACAGCCCTGTACTCTTCATTGGAGAGGGTAGTGAACGAAGCGGAGAAGTTTTTCAAGAAAGAGGAAACCCCACCCTGGAAGGAGAAGTTAACGGAGCTGTACTTTAACATTCAAGCCTTCCTGCACACGGCTGAAAGTTATGATGAGCATTACCTTACCTATTATCAATACCCGGAGCAGGATGTTCGTGTTAAGCTTTTTTGTGTTGATCCCTCTCAGCAGCTGGCTCAGGTCTTAAACAAGGGGAGAGCAGCAGTTTTCTTTTCGGCCACCTTAAGCCCTCTGGAGTATTTTATTCAGGTTTTGGGGGGAGAGAAAGAATCTTATAAGCTGCAGCTGCCTTCTCCTTTTCCTCACGAGAACCTTTGCCTGATGCTGCAGAAACAGATCTCCACCAAATACAACCAGCGCTCTTTATCCCTGGACCCCATCGTCGAGGGGATAACTCAGCTTGTTCAGGGGAAAACCGGCAATTATCTGGTCTATTTTCCTTCATATGAGTATCTTGAACGGGTTCGGGAAAGGCTTCTCCAGGCCCATCCCGAATTTAAGGTTTTGACCCAAACTATGGGGATGACTGAGGCGGATCGGGAGGAGTTCCTAGAAGCGTTTCAGGAGGAGCCCCGGGAGAGTCTGGTGGGATTGGCCCTGTTGGGGGGAATCTTTGGGGAAGGAATCGATCTTACGGGAGAGCGTTTGTCCGGTGCCGTAATTATCGGGGTGGGGCTGCCCCAGATTGGCACGGAGCGGGATATAATTCGCGCTCATTTTCAGGAACGCTATGGGCAAGGGTTTGAATTTGCCTATATGTACCCTGGGATGAATAAGGTGCTCCAAGCCTGTGGGAGAGTGATACGGACAGAACAGGATCGGGGAGCAATCCTCTTAATTGATGAACGGTTTGCCCGTTTGTCTTACAGACGTCTATTCCCTAAGGAATGGCATGCTATCCATACGCTGCAGGATAATAGCCGGATTCCTTCACTATTGAAAGCCTTTTGGGAATCATCATAA
- a CDS encoding toprim domain-containing protein, with amino-acid sequence MAKVIIVEGKTDKERLQEVLAEPVEILCSYGTISYEKTEEWATQLEDSEVYLLVDADDSGEKIRKSLNQALPNIHHLYTHRMYREVATTPLDVLAQVLDHAHFEVKEIRPEEELF; translated from the coding sequence GTGGCAAAAGTTATTATTGTTGAAGGAAAAACCGATAAGGAACGGCTTCAGGAAGTTTTAGCCGAGCCTGTTGAGATACTGTGCAGTTATGGGACGATCAGTTATGAAAAAACTGAAGAGTGGGCGACCCAGCTTGAGGATTCAGAGGTGTATTTGTTGGTCGATGCCGATGATTCCGGAGAGAAAATCCGCAAAAGCCTCAATCAGGCCCTTCCGAATATCCATCATTTATATACCCATCGCATGTATCGTGAAGTGGCAACGACTCCTCTCGATGTGCTGGCTCAGGTTTTAGACCATGCACATTTTGAGGTCAAGGAAATCCGCCCGGAAGAAGAGCTCTTTTAA
- a CDS encoding aminotransferase class I/II-fold pyridoxal phosphate-dependent enzyme, which yields MHNIARELNDQIRAENPHVYELLSDLGRNLYYPKGILTQTDEATEKAYRFNATIGMATEKGQPMFLPVIQETLSQYNPQDIYTYAPPAGKSKIRAVWREKLLKDNPSLQGKTMSQPIVTNALTHGLSIAADLFLNPQDVLVLPDKLWGNYTMIFGTRRNAEMRNFTFFTENGEFNTQGMKEALLAQKAQGKAVLLLNFPNNPTGYTPVEKEAQAIVEALLEVAEQGINVAVLVDDAYFGLFYEDSIKESLFGRLANIHPRILAVKVDGPTKEEYVWGFRIGFITFGDASSVVCDVLENKTKAIIRSTISNASHPAQTFVLHALASPDFEKQKAEKYKIMEGRALKVKEILNRGDYQDLWDYYPFNSGYFMCLKLKGVKAEELRLHLLHNYGVGVIALGESDIRVAFSCVEEEDLEELFKLIYQGTKDLV from the coding sequence ATGCATAATATTGCCAGGGAGCTCAACGATCAGATAAGAGCAGAAAACCCCCATGTGTACGAACTGCTTTCAGATTTAGGGAGGAATTTATACTATCCCAAGGGAATATTGACCCAGACAGATGAGGCTACGGAAAAGGCTTATCGCTTTAATGCCACAATAGGTATGGCTACGGAAAAAGGGCAGCCCATGTTTCTGCCGGTTATCCAAGAAACCTTGTCCCAGTATAACCCTCAAGATATCTATACTTATGCGCCTCCGGCCGGGAAATCCAAAATCAGGGCTGTCTGGAGAGAAAAACTGCTTAAGGACAATCCTTCTTTGCAGGGCAAGACCATGAGCCAGCCTATTGTGACCAACGCTTTAACCCATGGTTTAAGTATTGCGGCAGACCTTTTTTTAAATCCTCAGGACGTATTAGTGCTTCCCGATAAACTCTGGGGCAATTACACGATGATTTTTGGAACCCGCAGAAATGCTGAAATGCGGAATTTCACCTTTTTCACGGAGAACGGTGAATTCAATACCCAAGGGATGAAAGAAGCTCTTCTGGCCCAAAAAGCACAAGGCAAAGCGGTGTTGCTGCTTAATTTCCCGAATAACCCGACCGGTTATACGCCTGTTGAGAAAGAGGCTCAGGCCATTGTGGAGGCGTTGCTGGAGGTGGCGGAGCAGGGAATTAATGTGGCGGTTTTAGTCGATGATGCTTATTTTGGGCTTTTCTACGAGGATTCCATCAAAGAATCTCTGTTTGGACGGCTTGCCAATATCCACCCCCGCATTCTGGCCGTTAAGGTGGATGGTCCAACCAAGGAAGAGTATGTATGGGGATTCCGGATTGGGTTCATCACCTTTGGGGATGCCAGCTCAGTGGTTTGCGATGTTCTGGAGAATAAAACCAAGGCCATCATCCGCAGCACCATCTCCAATGCCTCCCACCCTGCCCAAACCTTCGTCCTTCATGCTTTGGCATCCCCTGATTTTGAGAAGCAAAAAGCGGAGAAGTACAAGATTATGGAAGGCCGGGCCTTAAAGGTCAAAGAGATCTTGAACCGGGGTGATTACCAGGACCTTTGGGATTATTATCCTTTTAACTCCGGCTATTTTATGTGCTTGAAGCTTAAAGGTGTGAAGGCAGAGGAATTGCGTCTGCATTTACTGCATAACTATGGAGTGGGTGTCATCGCTCTGGGTGAGTCCGATATCCGGGTGGCGTTCTCCTGTGTGGAAGAAGAAGATTTGGAAGAATTGTTTAAGTTGATTTATCAGGGAACGAAAGATTTAGTATAG